The Gopherus flavomarginatus isolate rGopFla2 chromosome 4, rGopFla2.mat.asm, whole genome shotgun sequence genomic interval AGGTAGCCAAAGTGATGAGTTTAGGGTAAATGTGACAATTGAATAGCTCAAAACAATCAGTGCTGGCACAAATTATACTTTTAGCACAATCAGTAAGGCAGAACAAATTTAATAAATTGCTATATCAACGCCCCCAGTAAATAATATCAGCAATGCAGTGGGCTTTCAAGAACCAAAAGGCAGAGGACACCAAATCACCTCAAGACATCAATCAAAAAAATGAATTAGGCATAAACATTATAGGGAAACAAGTTCCAGAACTATTTTTTCCCAAAAGAGACAAGAGCATTGtaatagaaaaaaatcaaatatgcaTGAaaattttacagtatgttgttcTAGCTTTCTAAACAATTTCAATCAGGGCTGTTAGCACCTCTTAGTAAGGTTGCCTGAaactttccattataagcccattttcagttgcttataaaacTGTGCCTAACCAACCATTTAGGCTGAAAATTTCCATGTTAGGCATCTACCTCAGGAGGAatcattttggaaaatttcagccaaggCAGTTTACAGCTGTTTCCACGAATGAAAGTAGGGAAAAAAAACACTGCCAGAAACTTTTAATATAGCCAAAGCAATACGTTCTTTGAGAAGCTGTAGCTCCCTGATGCTAAGCAAGTTAGTGAGACCAAGCTTGTCAGAGATCATCACTAACTGTGTTCTCCTCTTTTTTGATTGCCTGACTTGACACCCTGGGATCTGATTTGCTTAAGTGCAGCATACTCAGAGCTGCAACCCAAGCCAacaggagctgtgctttgaacatataaagatCTATATAGTGTTAAGTTAAACCAGGTCTAGGAATCTCAAATTGGGTAGTAGTGTATGCCTGTaaacttaatctctgtgcctcagttctccatctgtaaaatgggggggggggtgttaattATGACTCCTCATCTCAAGGTATgttgttaaaataaattaatttgtgAAGCATTCAGGCAATTTAGCAATGAGCATCTTAGAAAAGCCCagaaaaattaataattctgtttcCAGAGCAAGGTTTAAGTGAATACCATCTATCCTTTGCACTGACTGAGATAGACACACTGTggagaaaaatagtatgtgatcatacaATTAAAGATCACAATGCTTATGCACAAGGGGACCAAATTCTGGCTGTATAAGGAACCATAAAGGTGACATTTCTTAACAATGCTTGATTTTGCCATCTTAATctttttttaacatagttttgtgTACAAGTTATACTTTACTTCcttaattttctctctcctaCTCGGGCTTCAAATGCTTCTTTTTTACACCTTTTCACCGTTAAAAACAGATGCATCTTTCATATAGTCTATTCTATTCAGAACTTGGAATAAAGGATTTTCAGATGAAATcagcaaacacacacatgccCAAAGGCACAATATTTTTGCagtttgtaacaaaaataaactaaGTCTTTTTtttaggccagaaggaaccattatgatcatctagtctgactttctatATAACAGGACAGTAAAACGACCAGAGTGAAATGTCCGGCACTTTTCACTAGCAAATATAATAATCCTCTCCTGACAAAATTCTAGAATGATCTCACTTGCCTAGATTTTACAATTTATTTATACTTAGGAGTTTGTACTAAACCCTGCAAAGTACTGTATAAGCTTCTTTATTCAATTCCCCCTCAAACTCAAGTGCCAAATGAGGTAGCTTGGGCATCAGTTACAGATGCTCCTCCATCCCCAGCAAAAGTCAAGTGGTAATCTATGATATAGTattttcctagtctagacaatAAGAGTCACCATCTTAAAAGCGAAAACGCTGTCCCCACACATTTTAGCAAGTACCTTCGTTTTATGAAACGTATCAGATAAGAATGCCAGTATTATATAATACCAATATTAATTTCTGTAAGTGAAAAATCAACTGCTCTTCTTGCAAACTCTAATTCTAAAAATGCAATTGCCTTAGAGTGATGAAAAGCAATACTTACTTCTTTAGGAGCTGGTATTTCTAGTTTTGTTTCTTCTGGAGCTTTGATTGCCATAACAATCTGTTCTTGAAAGGCCTTAATGCTATGAATATCTTGATACGTCACATAAGCTAGTGTACACATAAGTCAAGGATTCCATAAGGAAATCTGTTAACTGTTTTAAGAAGAAGGTATGGCTGTTAACATGTGATAATTACTTTCTGATCTCTTTCAAGGAATGGACAAGTTTCACTGGTTATTGTCTGAAAATGAATTTATTTAAGCACCAGATTTTTTTCTAGTTAGCCTTCTGCCTAGAGGCAAGCATAGAATGAGAATCTTGGGCGATATTCCCAATTTTCATGTTTGGTGTTCGTGTCTCAATTACAAAACTACTTGTCATTTGTCAAAGCTTGCCTATGAGATAGGACTACTAAATGTAAATATTCATAATTACTATAGTGACAGTGTTTCTTTCAGACTGCTCCTTCAACTTTTACCCTCTACAGTTTATTCTATATAGACATATATCTGCAAATGTAAGTTTCTTTTACTTGCCCTGTACTAAAGAATGAGGAAAAAggcaatgaatcatagaatatcagggtttgaagggacctaaggacttcatctagtccaaccccctgctcaaagcaggaccaatcctcagacagattttttccccagatccctaaatggctccctcagggACTGAAcacacaagcctgggtttagcaggccaatgctcaaaccactgagctatccctcccacctcgTACTTACCATTCTAAATTTCCATCACTAACTGCTTGGTGCCAGTAGCCAAAGTAACTGGTGCAGCAGTTAAAAGGATATTTTGTGTTTTCAGTATCATCTGTTAATTCAAACAACTGGTGAGCACAGTCTTTAATTAATTCATCCAGAGCTTCTTCCATTGCTGATAAATCAGAAAGTTCATCTCTAAGCTTTTGTTGCTCTGATGCCTTTCCAGCAATCTGATCGAGATCAGATCCTCTAAAAGAATATGAAAGTTATCAAGAACATTATTTAAAgcttatatttataaataaagtcTATACTGTAATGCAAAATACTTaaacattttctaacttttaaaaaaagcatagcTAAAATGTTGAAAGCTTTTTGGTCAAACTATTATTTTTAGTTTCTTgtagtcagttaaaaaaaatcttcacaaTTGCTTCATTTCCTGATATTAAAAAGTTAAAAGCATACTATAATTACAGACTGTATTAATTATACAGTGCAATTTAAGAGGCCGTACCATCTCATTTATGAAAGTTACTATGAAACACTAATGAAGCTAAAACACATGTTCACAATTAGGTCAAAGTTAGATCAAACTACATCACACAAAGCATCCGTATTATTTTTGCAAATGTAAGTTAGAAATTTCAAAGCCAACTCACACCCACTGGATAAGGTTCTTAGATCTTTTCTGAATTAGGTGGATTCCATCCAACACATTGGTGATGTCATATACTCTTCGTTTTCGTACCCCCAGAGTTGTTGCTACTTCATTCAAATCAAGAACACCATCTGGAGCAGTTTTGACAAGATCCATGAATTTTCGGGTCAGGTAAACCAGGGATGCATCAAAACGAGGCTTTGTGACTTTCAGGGTTTCTGTAAAGGTTTGACATTGTATCATTTAATATTAACCCTTGGAGCTCTGTTCAAAGCATTGTCATAATTTTCCAATATACAATGCTTATGAGAAGTGTTACATTAGCACAGGAGGTTGGAGTTTTGTTCTATATCAGTACAAGTCATAAAGAAAGCTGTCCATCCAATATGCCTTAATTATTTTGCAGAAGTTTTATCTAGAAAGTTAAAAAGGTACCTCCATGCCTTTTAAATTCTTGACATTAGACTTCCAACAAGGATATCAACTCTGATATGAACATATGTATAAGTAATTTTACAAACTGGTGGGTTACTAAACAGCCATGATGATATCTTTTGTTTAAAATAGTCCTGTTGCCAATTACGAGCCTGTAATCAAGAGATAAAAAGACTGTCTGAATGGCACCTACCTATGCCATCTGGTCCCTCACTTAAATATAACAAAATTAAAAGTTGCTTATTATGTCTGCATATAGGAGCCATTTAACAAGTTCACAAAGGAAAATGTAAACTAGACCACCCAGTTTTCAAACAGCTGTAATTATATGAATATCAATTACCACAATTTACTTAAATTCAATTACTGGCTAATTTGCTCCTCCATTTCATTTAATCAAAACATCAGGAACAAAATCTTTTTAAGAACTCCATCTGCCTTTTGATCtttcaagaaagattaattcagacattgaccacagaaaactacagaaagcatttaaaaaaaaaccacttgtCTCTCTcaggtgatttttttgtttgtttgtttaggggAAGTGGAATTAATTTGGAAATGTTTGGCTTCTGACTGTGAGAAAGGTTGTTTAAACTAagcttatgtctacactgcagatgaCTGTCAGCACAGCTATATTGGTCAGGGGTCACACTTATGccagaagtctgtagtgtagatgcagccataCCAGCAAAATTGCACATTACCAATATGTAGCACAGCTTTGCttgtataactgtgtccacaacAGGAGTGCTTTGCTGGTATAGTATACTAGTACTTCTATACCAGTGAACCACTCCTAGTGTACACCCAGCTTATGCAAACTATTAAGATGATTTCTGATCCTTGGATTAAGTTTATAGAAATATGGTTTAAAAACAATTCAGTTATTAATCACATAAGTGTTTCCAAGCAGAACTTGTTTTTACCCTTAAAGTTTTGTTTAGACATCAAAGGTGCAGAGCTCGAGGATATTGCACATGCAGCTATCAAAAGTTCTGAAGACTTACACTGAGAAACTGCTAGGTACTCTTATACTTTGGCCATTTCTCTGTCTTTAATTCCTGCAATTTAACTGGAAATGTTTTATTCGAATGTGAAATATTAGAGTACATATTCCATTCAAATGCTGCATGTTCTGAACCCCAGGATGCATAACACGTTACAAGACTGAGAACCAGACAACCAAGGAGTCCCAGCAGAATGCTTGCTAGGCTCATCAGAATCATTCTAACAAACTAAATCCCCAATCCTGTAATTGGATCCATGCAGGAAGACTCTCAGTGAGTTCAACATGAGACTCTATGGGCCCAAGAGTCCTTTGAGAGTATATGGAATCAAGACCTTCCTCAGTCTATCTGTAAAACACTAAAGGTGCTCCATAGACCTAAGAGGCTCTCTTACTGGTTCTCTCTATAGTTCAGAAGTTTCAAATACTGTACCACTATAGGGTGCGCTCCAGTCCAGGTTTTACAGCCCAAGAGCACCTGAAAtttgataaaaacaaacaaacaaaccactataacctatggactaaattCCCCACAGCTCACTAACTTCAATTGAGTTGCATGCCATGCAACTCATACCAGAATTTGTCCCATATATTCCTTAATTTGTACCATTAAGCTACCAATTTCTGTTACTGATTCAGTTAAGATTATGCCTGCTGCAGGTCTGACTTAATAAATCTTAAGattttttaactgaaattttCCAGCATTAATGAGACACATCTGTCTTTAGTTTGCATGACATCTTCATAGTATTTTATACCATTCCTGTAAGGTTGTGTATCTTATATATCAGAACGGCAGAGATCCAGTCACCACATCAAATTAAACTAAACAGCCAAAAAAATTTTAAGTAcagcagaagcagaaagcctgccaaacaatcagtggggtcactggatgatcaaggtgctaagggagcactcaaggaagataaggccattgtggagaaactaaatgaattatttgcatcagtcttcattgcagaggaCGTAAGGGAGATTTCCGCacctttttaggtgacaaatctaaggaatTGTCCCAGGCTGATGTGTCAGAAGAGGTTCtgaaacaaactgataaattaaatggTAATAAGCCCCCAGGGCCAGATAGTATTCAcgcaagagttttgaaggaactcaaatttgaaactgcagaactattgaggtatgtaacctatcacttaaatcagcttctgcaccagatgactggaggatagcgaatgtgacaccaatttttagaAAAGGATCCTTGCAATTATAGgcaacttcagtaccaggcaaattggttgaaactatagtaaagaacagaattctgAGGCACAgggatgaacatgatttgttgggggaagagtcaacatggcttttgtaaagggaaatcacatcTCACCcatctattaaaattctttgaggggaggtcaacaagcatgtggaaaagAGTGAACCTGTggctatagtgtacttggactttcacaAAGCTTTTGATAAAGTCCCCCACTAAAGGTTCTTAAGGAaattaagcagtcatgggataaaagggaaggccctctcatggatcagtaactggttaaaagatagaaaacaaagggtaggaataaatggccagttttcacaatgaagaCAGGTAGTGGGATGcaccagggatctgtactgggatcagtgctgttcaacatattcataaatgatctggaaaaaggagtcaacagtgaggtggcaaatttgacagatgatacaaaattacttaagatagttaagtccaaagcagactgcaaagagtgacaaagatctcacaaaactgggtgactgggcaacaagatgaaattcagtgttgataaatgcaaagaaatgcacactggaaaacaaactcaactatatataaaatgatggggtctaaattagctactaccactcaagaaagatcttgggagtcattgtggatactcctctgaaaacatccattcagtgtgcagcagcagtcaaaaaaattacagaatgttaggaaccaccaggaaagggatagatagtaagacagaaaatatcgtaatgtcactatataaaaccatggtatgtccacacctggaagttctggttgccccatctcaaaaagatattaaagctggaaaaggtacagagaagagcaacaaaagttattaaggatatggaacagcttccatacaaggagatattaataagactaggacttttcagcctggaaaagaaatTACTTAGGAGGACATGATGGAGATCTATAAactcatgaatagtgtggagaaggtgaataaggaagtgttatttattccttcacataacacaagaaccagggttcgtccaatgaaattaatagggaacggattgataccagtcagctctgtgttcttgaggAACCAGTGCGAAGCATCCAGCCTGtttgactcatgaaagacacccgCCTCCCCCGACCaatctctgcttgaaccaaaactgatcaGAGAAAAGATCTGCAGAGAGCAGTAAAGGGtgttgggagacacacctagacccctcctgacaaggatGACAAGAACAAAGGCAACTCTCCCAgactcatctgcatgaaagatgggaaaggtatctctattagcatacagaatggagaacagagaaccacaCTGAACTTTGGGACCAGAAAAAAgtagggaagcactgcatcatggcggatctctgctccagatgttaacgAACCCACACCTGCatacacccagctcagcagttatcagaccaattctagtaatgaatccttgattgatattCAAAATACTGatgctgcctaattgcattgtgagctccctggaagaaaacatcatCCATAGtgaagagtgatcagctcctatgtctagcctaaagaaaaccagagtcatcagtttacccagaaacaaatctagtgttctcccgtgaaccattgttgtttctctacaGAAACCCCTACCTATGTTTAAGTGTTCTGATGCATGGAtcaactctgcatcagttccactgggatttcatcttctcctgactgattgtgctAGGGGCTCTGccagtctccagcactcaggaccctgagctaccaccatcacttgggaaccccaaccagttcaagcttcacGAAGCGGTGAGAtccctctctctgttttcttttctacctcaggtattaacctttaataatgtaactgttatattggtttaggctctccttgtgtagttatcactattattcaataaataacttttatggttaagctggttgcttctctctctgaacTTAACTCTTCTGTGTTTCTAGCTTCCCCATTTACTCTTCAGCAACACCAAAGATCCCTGTAGCACCCAAAAatgctgtggggtttgctcatcaagtgggttactaccagtacaattgtgatgtaaaagtggggatagggacatgctgaacctgTGACATATGAGGgtagcagcttggaagtgctgctcgacccagactactgagtccaggggcatataagggtgGCAACTTGGAAGTGCTGCTTCACCCAGTCCGCCGAGTACAGGGGCTTGTAAGGGTGGAAGCCTGGAAGTGCTGTTTGACCCAGCCTGCTAAGGCTTACTCTACTCCAGTGCGGTACTTGTGGAATATAAGGGTGACAGCTTGAAAGGGCTGCTTGGcccagtccagggacatataagggatcagcttgaaagtgctgactGACCTGGTCTGCTCAGACTTTGCTCAAGCCTTAGGGAAcacaggatagctccattgggagggaacttgcagaagggagaagtagagctccatatgaaatcacacgtgacacaagcagtacactgATAGAATTATAGAAACCTCCTCCCCAGAAGAGTagccctaataaatgagcatacctcAAAGTAaagggcaaatctggtaacaagatttaaaacaaacaaaaggaaatattacgTTACACAatacagccaacctgtggaactcattgccaggggatgatgtgaaggccaaaactataacagggttaaaaaaaagaattagatacattcatagaggacagatccatcaatggctattagtcaggggtgagcaaactttttggccgaggaccgcatctgggtatggaaaatgtatggtgggtcatgaatgctcacgaaattgggaataggggtgagggctcctgcTGCAGATGTGGGCTCTTGGGTGGGGCTAGGGGTGAGGAgttggaggtgcaggagggtgctccgggctgggaccaaggggtttggagggtgggagacgGATCCAGGTGGCACACACCTCAAAagcagctcttggaagcagcagcatgtccctactccggctcctacacagaggcatggccaggtggctctgtgcactgccctgtccgcaggcgccgcccctgcagctcccactggccatggttcccggccaatgggagctgtgagggcagtgcttggggcatgGGCAGCATATGGAGCCCCATCTGCCCcatgcgtaggagccagaggggggacatgccgcttcTTTTGGGAGCCACGGCACACGCAGAGCAAGGCAAGCCCCAGACTGCTCCTCGGCAGGAGTTTGAGAGATGGATTAAAACGCCTTAAGGAGTGGATgcggcccctgggccatagtttgcccacccctgctattAGTtgtgggtgtccctagcctctcacTGTCAAAGGTGGGGAGTGGATGGCAGGAGTTGGGTCACTCCAAGcttgcctattctgttcattccctttgaagcacctggcattcgcCACTGTCAGGATACtaggctaggtggaccattggtctgacccagcatgggcGTTATGTTCTTAAATTTGCTAGATGATTTATTAATTGGGAGTTTGCATCATTTCATATTAATAACT includes:
- the E2F6 gene encoding transcription factor E2F6 isoform X3, whose protein sequence is MEDEVQFVTMRKTLKVTKPRFDASLVYLTRKFMDLVKTAPDGVLDLNEVATTLGVRKRRVYDITNVLDGIHLIQKRSKNLIQWVGSDLDQIAGKASEQQKLRDELSDLSAMEEALDELIKDCAHQLFELTDDTENTKYPFNCCTSYFGYWHQAVSDGNLEC
- the E2F6 gene encoding transcription factor E2F6 isoform X2; the protein is MATPAKGKSLRPLYPDTLRPPKINLNMEDEVQFVTMRKTLKVTKPRFDASLVYLTRKFMDLVKTAPDGVLDLNEVATTLGVRKRRVYDITNVLDGIHLIQKRSKNLIQGSDLDQIAGKASEQQKLRDELSDLSAMEEALDELIKDCAHQLFELTDDTENTKYPFNCCTSYFGYWHQAVSDGNLEC
- the E2F6 gene encoding transcription factor E2F6 isoform X1, translated to MATPAKGKSLRPLYPDTLRPPKINLNMEDEVQFVTMRKTLKVTKPRFDASLVYLTRKFMDLVKTAPDGVLDLNEVATTLGVRKRRVYDITNVLDGIHLIQKRSKNLIQWVGSDLDQIAGKASEQQKLRDELSDLSAMEEALDELIKDCAHQLFELTDDTENTKYPFNCCTSYFGYWHQAVSDGNLEC